TCCAACTTTGTTAACCAGTCTACAACGCCAACACGACACTTGCTGCGACCATTAACAACACACATTATTTCGTCAACAACTTCCTCAACAGTTCTACCTGAAACATCAACTTCACAAACCTTCTTCTCCCCATAAGCCTTCACAGCGTCAAACAGACAAACATCCAAAATCTCAGCCGCAACATTCTCTGCAATCTTTCCCTCCTTAAAACCTCGCTCCTTCAAAATCTCCCGCAACTCGTCTGGGTTACGTCTCAAAACAAAAGCCAAGAAAACGTCCTCAGCCGCCACTACATCCATAGCGAAGTGACCGTCAACAATAACATAACCCTTAGTTTGCTCAATAATTCCTCTAACACGCTTAGAAACTCTTTCTGAGTCAGCAATTAAAGTTCCACGATTCTTGTCTAAGCCACAGCTTAATCCCTCATGTCTAACCAAATTACCCAAGCTGACAAGTATACCGCATAGGCGAGAAGTCAAGAGACTAGATACTGAGGACTTGCCAACGCCAGGCGTACCAGCCAATACCAAAACTCGCTTCATCCAGTAACGCTCCAACCATATATGAAATGTCGATCCTAGCTAAAATGCTAACGCTCAAATAAAAGCAGAGCACCTCCCAAGAAAGCTAGAAAGCGTGTTGTTTCCAATGCTGCGTTAGATAAACAGCGTTACATCTGCTTTAGTAGCTATTTCAAGAAAAGCTGCGGCACCAGCTATTTCGTCCACTTCAGGAATCAAGTTTTCTCTTTTTACTCCGAACATTTCCATGGATGGACTGCAAGCATAAATCTTAAGCATACCAGACTGTTTCAAACGTTTAAGCATCTCATAAGGCGTCGGATACTTCATGCTCTCCAGATTCTTCCTCATTTGTTCCTCCAAATGCTTATACGTTGTTGGCAAACTCGCTTTTTCCATTTTTCCTTTCTCAAGCATATTCAAGCCCCAGAAAGTAAAGTACAAATGCGCTTCCATGTCCATAGCCACGGCAGTA
The Candidatus Bathyarchaeota archaeon genome window above contains:
- a CDS encoding adenylate kinase family protein translates to MKRVLVLAGTPGVGKSSVSSLLTSRLCGILVSLGNLVRHEGLSCGLDKNRGTLIADSERVSKRVRGIIEQTKGYVIVDGHFAMDVVAAEDVFLAFVLRRNPDELREILKERGFKEGKIAENVAAEILDVCLFDAVKAYGEKKVCEVDVSGRTVEEVVDEIMCVVNGRSKCRVGVVDWLTKLESEGRLDEFLV
- a CDS encoding DsrE/DsrF/DrsH-like family protein gives rise to the protein MGEINRRKLAIVVQGGTLDKLYCAFILSSTAVAMDMEAHLYFTFWGLNMLEKGKMEKASLPTTYKHLEEQMRKNLESMKYPTPYEMLKRLKQSGMLKIYACSPSMEMFGVKRENLIPEVDEIAGAAAFLEIATKADVTLFI